The following coding sequences lie in one Arachis hypogaea cultivar Tifrunner chromosome 9, arahy.Tifrunner.gnm2.J5K5, whole genome shotgun sequence genomic window:
- the LOC112710223 gene encoding nucleoside diphosphate kinase 1, translated as MAEQTFIMIKPDGVQRGLVGEIISRFEKKGFYLKGLKLITVDRPFAERHYSDLSAKPFFNGLVEYIISGPVVAMVWEGKGVVATGRKLIGATNPLASEPGTIRGDFAIDIGRNVIHGSDSVESATKEIALWFPEGPANWQSSLHSWIYE; from the exons ATGGCAGAACAAACCTTTATCATGATTAAGCCCGATGGTGTTCAAAGAGGCTTG GTTGGAGAGATTATTAGCAGATTTGAGAAGAAGGGATTTTACTTGAaag gtttgaagctcatcaccgTCGACCGCCCTTTTGCCGAGAGGCACTATTCTGACTTGTCTGCAAAGCCTTTCTTTAATGGATTGGTCGAATACATTATCTCTGGTCCTGTTGTTGCCATGGTCTGGGAGGGCAAAGGTGTTGTCGCTACTGGCCGAAAGTTGATTGGAGCAACAAACCCCTTGGCATCTGAGCCTGGAACTATCCGTGGTGACTTCGCCATTGACATTGGAAG GAATGTGATCCACGGAAGCGACTCTGTTGAGAGTGCCACCAAGGAAATCGCATTGTGGTTCCCTGAGGGCCCTGCTAACTGGCAAAGCAGCCTCCACTCTTGGATCTATGAGTAA